The window ATCGACGCCCCACTTTCGTATGGGCGGCTGGAGCGGACAACAGCCCATCCGGTCGGAGGTTCACCTCAGCAGGTGGCGCCGAACCTCACCGGCGGCAAGGACCACCGCCTCTTCCGCCTTTCTGACATGGCGGGTCATGTTGGCGAAGGAATGGGGAAGCGTGGCGTGCAGCACCAGACGGTGCGGACTCCGCGCCATCTCCAGCCGCTGGGCGAGGCGCAGGCTGTCGTCGCGCAGACAGTCCAGCCCGGCCGCCGCCACATGCAGCGGCGGCAGCCCCTGCAGATCGGCAAGCAGCGGGGCGGCGGCCGGATCGCGGGCGATCCCGCCATGGCCGAGATAATGCCGCCAGTACCAGCGCATCCGCTCCGTCGTCAGGCCATAGCGCCCGCCGCCGAAAAGCCGGTGCGACTCCGTATCGAAATCGTGGGCGAACATGCCATAGAGCAGCATGCCGAAGGACAGCGGCGGGCCGGGCTCGTTCCGCGCATCGAGAGCCAGACCAAGCGCCAGGTTGGCCCCCGCCGAATCGCCGCCGACGGCGATCCGCTCAGGATCCAGCCCATGGCCGGCTCCATGCCGCACCACCCAGCGCAGGGCGGCCAGCGCTTCCCCCCGCTGATGGGGAAAGCGCCGCTCCGGGGCAAGGCTGTAGGCGACGGCACAGACCGCCGCACCGCTGTGCCGGGCCAGCAGCCGCAGCAGCCGGTCGTGGGTGTCGATGGAATTGAGAACGAAGCCCCCGCCATGGAAGTAGATCAGCACCGGCAGGCACTTGCCGTCCTTGCGACCGTCATCGGCCGGAGGCCGGATCAGGCGCAGACGCAGCGGGCCGGCCGGCCCCACCGTCTCGACCTCCCGCACATCGGCCGGCAGTGCCGGGCCGTTGAGGAAGAGGTGGTAGCGCTCCGCCGCGTCGCGCGCCCCGGCCAGCGGCAGGCGCAGCGGATCGGCCGGCACCAGCCCGGCGCGGGCGGCCAGTTCGCCCAGTTCGGCGACCTGGGGATCGAGAAGGTCGCGGTGAAGCGGCAGGAAGGTATCCGGCATCGCAGCTCTCCCCAGGCTCAGAGGATGTAGGCCATCACGAGATACAGCACCGCCTCGCCGTCACCGGAATTGCGGTAGCGGTGGGGAACGTCGGCCTCGAACAGGATCGAGTCGCCTTCCTCCAGCCTATGCTCTCCGTCGGCGGTGGTGACCTCGACCCGGCCGCGGCCGACCAGGATGTTCTCGACCGTGCCGGGCGAATGGCCGTCGGAGGACTCGTCGGCGCCGGGCGACAGGCGAAGCTCATAGAACTCCACCTGCCGCTCCCCCTTGAGCGGAAACAGGGCGCGCGAGGTGAACCGGCCGTCGCGGGAGGTCAGGCTGCGCTGCTCGGCCCGCCGGATCACCGTGGTCCCGGCATCGCCGCCGGTGCTGAGCAGGCTGGAAAAGGACAGATCCAGCGCCTTGGCGACCGTCCACAAAGTGCCGATGTCGGGGCGGTGGCGTCCTTCCTCGATGGCCGACAGCAGCGCCGGGTCGGTTCCGGACAGCTGCGCCAACCCCTCCACCGACAAGCCCTGGCGTCGGCGGAACCCGCGCAGATTCTCGCCGATCACGCCGACCAATTGATCGACCGAGGCCTGGGTGGAAGCGGGGGCGGTGCCGATCGTCATGGATCCATGCTCCTGCAACAGCAATGACCGGGGCGACGCGGACCGTGCCCGACGGGAGTCGACAGGATTGAACACCAGCTATGACTATCCATCAAGCAGGAAAGTA of the Azospirillum ramasamyi genome contains:
- a CDS encoding alpha/beta hydrolase, whose product is MPDTFLPLHRDLLDPQVAELGELAARAGLVPADPLRLPLAGARDAAERYHLFLNGPALPADVREVETVGPAGPLRLRLIRPPADDGRKDGKCLPVLIYFHGGGFVLNSIDTHDRLLRLLARHSGAAVCAVAYSLAPERRFPHQRGEALAALRWVVRHGAGHGLDPERIAVGGDSAGANLALGLALDARNEPGPPLSFGMLLYGMFAHDFDTESHRLFGGGRYGLTTERMRWYWRHYLGHGGIARDPAAAPLLADLQGLPPLHVAAAGLDCLRDDSLRLAQRLEMARSPHRLVLHATLPHSFANMTRHVRKAEEAVVLAAGEVRRHLLR
- a CDS encoding helix-turn-helix domain-containing protein, giving the protein MTIGTAPASTQASVDQLVGVIGENLRGFRRRQGLSVEGLAQLSGTDPALLSAIEEGRHRPDIGTLWTVAKALDLSFSSLLSTGGDAGTTVIRRAEQRSLTSRDGRFTSRALFPLKGERQVEFYELRLSPGADESSDGHSPGTVENILVGRGRVEVTTADGEHRLEEGDSILFEADVPHRYRNSGDGEAVLYLVMAYIL